Proteins from a genomic interval of Dasania marina DSM 21967:
- a CDS encoding TonB-dependent receptor, with the protein MKTISSRFKTTAICAAIAGAGMGAVATPALGQNATIEELIVTSRKRQENVQDIPVAITALGETTIENLGATSVSDLVTNVPNLAMDPNGNSLNSWGLRGIVSVSRNAGQESGLGVYIDGVYAGRPASFNFPLSDIQQVEVLRGPQGSLFGRNTIAGAINITTKMPYDEFQGQIKTTLGNYSKVNVEAGVSGAIVEGTLNGKISGFSFQRDGYVKNISDGKDQMSEDRVGGRMGLYWTPNDRTEIIFSGDYLEQDNRQIFGATREPGLNDIAAGWYQSSSHKINSNDPNSEKIKSGGSSLTVNFETESEFILSSITAKRFADFELLADDDAGPLTLTYSEFQDDSDTFSQEFKIVSPSYDSYDYVAGLYYLDQSIEAARVTSVLPYPENTIGILSESEVDTKAWAAFGTLNVYPTEDLTLTLGLRYTDEDKSSQFSQLENAGIGFPTVSFSPDISDQSWSGDVSASYAIDENIKVYSSIRRGTKSGGFQTDVIDFTSPELFEFGAETATSYELGLKGSFFERSMEVNASIFRTDYEDMQVGQLLGIGFTTTNAGESEINGIELELRWVATDNLSFGFSAGVLDHEYTSYDDCNGVGVDCDGNKLQLVSDWTAAANMDYWYPLNSGAVLELHVDGSTKDDSYTDAVNDKDLLVEGLTLVNARIGYVSADESYSVYLWGKNLADKKSDSVLWKYPITGLFFGSEFSGLQGIPSMPRTYGIEATYRF; encoded by the coding sequence ATGAAAACAATATCGTCTAGGTTTAAAACTACCGCAATCTGTGCCGCTATTGCCGGTGCGGGTATGGGCGCTGTGGCCACGCCGGCTTTAGGCCAGAACGCCACTATTGAAGAGTTAATTGTAACCTCACGAAAGCGTCAGGAAAATGTACAGGATATACCTGTAGCTATTACCGCCTTAGGAGAGACCACAATAGAGAATTTAGGTGCTACATCGGTTAGTGACTTAGTCACTAACGTGCCTAACCTGGCGATGGACCCCAATGGCAACTCGCTTAACTCATGGGGCTTACGCGGCATCGTCAGTGTGTCCAGAAATGCAGGCCAGGAAAGTGGCTTGGGGGTATATATAGACGGTGTTTATGCGGGTCGTCCGGCTTCGTTTAATTTCCCGCTCAGTGATATACAGCAGGTTGAAGTGCTGCGTGGTCCACAGGGGTCTTTATTTGGCCGCAATACTATTGCCGGGGCTATTAATATTACAACGAAAATGCCCTATGACGAATTTCAAGGCCAGATTAAAACCACTTTAGGTAACTACTCGAAAGTTAATGTTGAGGCTGGTGTTTCAGGCGCAATAGTCGAAGGCACGCTTAACGGTAAAATTAGTGGCTTTTCTTTTCAGCGTGATGGTTATGTTAAAAACATTAGCGATGGTAAAGATCAGATGAGTGAAGATCGTGTAGGTGGGCGCATGGGCTTGTATTGGACGCCTAACGACCGCACAGAAATTATTTTTTCTGGCGATTATTTAGAGCAGGATAATAGACAGATTTTTGGTGCTACTAGAGAGCCAGGGCTAAACGATATTGCTGCCGGATGGTATCAAAGTAGCTCGCATAAAATTAACAGCAACGATCCAAATAGCGAAAAGATAAAAAGTGGCGGTAGCAGCCTAACAGTAAATTTTGAAACGGAGTCGGAATTTATCTTAAGCTCTATTACCGCCAAGCGTTTTGCAGACTTTGAGTTGTTGGCCGATGATGATGCTGGGCCATTAACGTTAACCTATTCAGAGTTTCAAGATGACTCCGACACCTTTAGTCAGGAGTTTAAAATAGTTTCGCCATCTTATGACAGCTACGACTATGTGGCAGGGCTTTACTATTTAGACCAATCGATAGAGGCTGCTAGGGTAACATCGGTTTTACCTTACCCTGAAAATACTATTGGTATTCTTAGCGAAAGCGAAGTCGATACCAAAGCTTGGGCTGCGTTTGGTACTTTAAATGTGTACCCCACTGAAGATTTAACCTTAACCCTAGGGCTGCGTTACACCGATGAAGATAAAAGCAGTCAGTTTAGCCAGCTAGAAAATGCGGGTATAGGTTTCCCTACGGTATCTTTCTCACCTGATATCAGTGACCAATCATGGTCTGGTGATGTTAGCGCTAGCTATGCCATTGATGAAAACATCAAGGTTTACAGCTCTATACGTAGGGGGACGAAAAGTGGTGGTTTTCAAACTGATGTGATTGATTTTACCAGTCCCGAGCTATTTGAATTTGGCGCTGAAACCGCTACCTCCTATGAGTTGGGCTTGAAAGGTTCCTTCTTTGAAAGAAGCATGGAGGTTAATGCCTCTATCTTCCGCACCGATTATGAAGATATGCAAGTCGGCCAGCTATTAGGCATAGGGTTTACCACTACTAATGCCGGTGAGTCAGAAATTAACGGTATAGAGTTGGAGCTGCGCTGGGTGGCTACCGATAATTTATCCTTTGGCTTTAGCGCTGGCGTGTTGGATCACGAATACACCTCTTACGATGATTGCAATGGTGTAGGTGTGGACTGCGATGGTAACAAGCTGCAATTAGTGTCTGACTGGACTGCCGCGGCCAATATGGATTACTGGTACCCATTAAATTCTGGTGCGGTGTTGGAACTTCATGTTGATGGTTCTACCAAAGATGACTCCTATACCGATGCGGTTAATGATAAAGACTTGTTAGTGGAAGGCTTAACTTTAGTTAACGCGCGTATAGGTTATGTATCTGCCGATGAAAGTTATAGTGTGTATTTGTGGGGTAAAAACCTAGCAGATAAAAAAAGTGACTCGGTATTGTGGAAGTACCCCATTACTGGCCTGTTCTTTGGTTCTGAGTTCAGTGGCCTGCAGGGAATACCTTCTATGCCACGTACTTATGGCATAGAGGCTACCTACAGGTTTTAA
- a CDS encoding MFS transporter → MTTVNDRSAVAAAVAISFISMAPFLVLPLFVGAVASDRGLNSPQIAWLASTLMLGSAISSVLAMFWVRKVDWHKAAYIALSVVAVIFFGAIFADGLLVFFLLVFLGGLGGGSAYSLVLTALSDNRNSERCFGFSLAAQVLFQVIGLFFLPTLTAVAGAKAGLILFSVLAVVGLCLVSALPQAGMAVTQPPVKKILPTSAALWALGGCLLFFFNVGVVWTFIERMAYANGFSAKFIGMALSAGVSLGVLGALAAAWCGDRWGYVRPLTIGAVITLLSLCLLLAGMSLLQFVLALALYNFAWNFSLAFQYAAVNAVDKGGRAVAIAPAFHATGAAIGPSLAALFITANDYIAVNILAAVAVLLSLLFFVLAIGKRKHGCVMAQQEG, encoded by the coding sequence ATGACTACCGTCAATGATCGCTCAGCCGTCGCAGCCGCCGTTGCTATAAGTTTTATTTCGATGGCACCGTTTTTAGTTCTTCCCTTGTTTGTTGGTGCCGTCGCTAGTGACAGGGGATTAAACAGCCCGCAGATAGCTTGGCTGGCTTCTACGCTTATGTTGGGGTCAGCGATTAGCTCAGTGCTGGCGATGTTTTGGGTGCGTAAAGTTGATTGGCATAAAGCGGCTTATATAGCGCTGAGTGTGGTTGCGGTGATTTTCTTTGGCGCTATATTTGCTGATGGCTTACTGGTTTTTTTTCTTTTAGTGTTTCTAGGAGGCTTAGGTGGGGGGTCAGCTTATTCATTAGTGCTAACCGCGCTATCGGATAATCGCAATTCAGAGCGTTGCTTTGGGTTCTCGCTAGCGGCCCAAGTTCTTTTTCAGGTTATAGGTTTGTTTTTTTTACCGACACTAACGGCGGTAGCTGGTGCCAAGGCTGGGCTTATTTTGTTTAGTGTGTTGGCTGTTGTGGGCCTATGTTTGGTTTCGGCTTTGCCGCAAGCGGGTATGGCAGTGACTCAGCCGCCGGTTAAAAAAATATTACCAACATCCGCAGCGCTATGGGCTTTGGGCGGATGTTTGCTGTTCTTTTTTAATGTGGGGGTGGTGTGGACCTTTATAGAAAGAATGGCCTATGCCAATGGCTTTTCCGCCAAATTTATTGGTATGGCTCTCTCGGCAGGTGTTTCTTTAGGCGTGCTGGGGGCGCTAGCTGCAGCATGGTGTGGGGATAGATGGGGTTATGTGCGGCCTTTGACTATAGGGGCGGTTATTACCTTGTTATCACTATGTTTATTATTAGCGGGAATGAGCCTGTTGCAGTTTGTGCTTGCGCTTGCGCTATACAATTTTGCGTGGAACTTTTCTTTAGCTTTTCAATACGCGGCAGTTAATGCGGTAGACAAAGGGGGGCGTGCGGTAGCTATTGCTCCGGCATTTCATGCCACTGGCGCGGCTATAGGGCCTAGCCTTGCGGCGTTATTTATTACCGCTAATGACTATATTGCTGTGAATATACTGGCTGCTGTTGCGGTATTACTGAGCCTGTTATTTTTTGTTCTTGCGATCGGCAAGCGTAAACATGGATGCGTTATGGCCCAGCAGGAGGGCTAA
- the efp gene encoding elongation factor P yields MATYSTNEFKNGLKLMLEGDPCTILENEFVRPGKGQAFSRVKFRNLKTGRVWERSLKSGEKLEGADVLDVDAEYLYSDGEFWHFMEPDTFEQYQADANAVADVKDWLKEQDKCVVTLFNGAPLVVQVPNFVDLEVADTDPGEKGDTAQGGSKPATLTTGAVVRVPLFINIGEVLRIDTRTGEYVSRAKS; encoded by the coding sequence ATGGCTACGTACTCAACCAACGAATTCAAAAATGGTCTGAAACTAATGTTAGAGGGCGACCCCTGTACCATTCTTGAGAACGAATTTGTACGCCCGGGCAAGGGTCAAGCCTTTAGCCGCGTTAAGTTTCGCAACTTAAAAACCGGCCGTGTCTGGGAGCGTTCATTAAAGTCTGGCGAGAAGCTGGAAGGCGCCGATGTACTGGATGTCGATGCCGAGTACCTTTATAGCGACGGTGAGTTTTGGCATTTCATGGAGCCCGATACGTTTGAGCAGTATCAGGCCGACGCCAATGCTGTTGCTGATGTTAAAGATTGGTTAAAAGAACAAGATAAGTGTGTGGTGACCTTGTTTAACGGCGCGCCTTTAGTAGTACAGGTGCCTAACTTTGTGGACTTGGAAGTGGCCGACACCGACCCAGGTGAAAAAGGCGACACCGCCCAAGGTGGTAGCAAGCCTGCAACCCTCACCACCGGTGCGGTTGTACGTGTGCCCTTGTTTATCAATATAGGTGAAGTGTTGCGCATAGATACCCGCACCGGCGAATACGTTAGCCGTGCAAAAAGCTAA
- a CDS encoding P1 family peptidase, producing the protein MKKVAPPRARDLGLPLEGTPGKWNAITDVSGVEVGYCTLNSGDGPLKVGSGPVYTGVTAILPRGRQELPRPVWAGLYDLNGNGELTGSHWIEDAGYFISPICITNTHSVGMAHHATVGWMLEQHKDYFEQYHSWAMPVIAETYDGLLNDICGRHIKEEHVLAALDSATTGPVAEGNVGGGAGMQSYEFKGGTGTSSRVVEVQGTQYTVAALVQSNFGLRPEFSVCGVPVGQHITENAIITESSGHEQGSIVVIIATDAPLLPAQLKRLAKRGALGIGRTGTYGGHFSGDIMMAFSTANDIIMPPLGAEQPTSFNLECLNDAHCDTLYLATVQAVEESVLNAMIAAESVATIKPAGRVLEAIDHDALCRVMASYSRLRE; encoded by the coding sequence ATGAAAAAAGTTGCCCCCCCAAGAGCTAGAGATTTGGGCTTGCCATTAGAGGGGACGCCGGGAAAATGGAATGCCATTACTGACGTGTCTGGCGTAGAGGTGGGGTATTGCACTTTGAATAGCGGGGATGGCCCACTAAAGGTAGGTAGTGGGCCGGTCTATACCGGCGTGACAGCAATATTGCCTAGGGGCCGACAAGAGCTGCCTCGGCCGGTATGGGCAGGGCTTTATGATTTGAACGGCAATGGTGAGCTGACGGGCTCACACTGGATAGAGGACGCAGGCTATTTTATCAGCCCTATTTGCATAACCAATACGCATTCCGTAGGTATGGCTCATCACGCTACCGTCGGCTGGATGTTGGAACAGCATAAGGACTATTTTGAGCAGTATCACTCTTGGGCCATGCCGGTGATTGCCGAGACTTACGATGGCTTATTAAACGATATTTGCGGCCGACATATTAAAGAAGAACATGTTTTGGCAGCGCTAGATTCCGCAACTACTGGCCCTGTGGCTGAGGGGAACGTGGGCGGCGGTGCTGGTATGCAAAGCTATGAGTTTAAAGGTGGCACGGGTACCAGTTCGCGTGTGGTAGAGGTGCAGGGCACACAATATACGGTGGCGGCTTTGGTGCAATCAAACTTTGGTTTGCGGCCGGAATTTTCCGTATGTGGTGTGCCGGTGGGCCAGCATATTACTGAAAACGCCATTATTACTGAAAGCAGTGGCCATGAGCAGGGATCTATAGTGGTTATTATAGCTACCGATGCGCCATTACTGCCCGCTCAGCTTAAGCGTTTAGCTAAACGTGGGGCCTTGGGTATAGGGCGTACTGGCACCTATGGTGGCCATTTTTCTGGCGATATTATGATGGCTTTTTCTACCGCTAACGACATCATTATGCCGCCATTGGGGGCAGAGCAGCCCACCAGCTTTAATCTTGAGTGTTTGAACGATGCTCACTGCGACACGCTTTACTTGGCGACCGTGCAGGCGGTAGAGGAATCAGTGTTAAATGCCATGATAGCGGCAGAGTCAGTGGCAACTATAAAACCTGCTGGTCGTGTTTTAGAGGCTATAGACCACGATGCCTTGTGTCGTGTAATGGCTAGTTATTCTAGATTGCGTGAGTAG
- the epmA gene encoding EF-P lysine aminoacylase EpmA — protein sequence MSVWQPSASIQQLTQRAQLLTQVRQFFAQRNVLEVETPLLCSHAVTDPHMPILTADNPLLGEQPYYLQSSPEYAMKRLLAAGSGPIYQLCKAFRGGEQSRRHNPEFTMLEWYRPGFDHFQLMAEISDLLVAVMAAPAAQQIAYGELFQQYLAINPHTATAKELEQVARQHIDIQMHSDQCDDWLNLLIAEVIEPKLGFAAPLFIYDYPASQAALAKVAMDANGHAVAQRFELYVQGIELANGYFELTDSAEQARRFQQEQQQRQQLARPVMASDSYLLAALESGLPECAGVALGFDRLVMLALQQNNISDVLSFTSDRA from the coding sequence ATGTCAGTTTGGCAGCCCTCCGCAAGTATTCAGCAATTAACCCAACGTGCACAATTATTGACGCAGGTGCGGCAGTTTTTTGCTCAGCGCAATGTGCTGGAAGTGGAAACGCCTTTGTTGTGTAGCCACGCGGTTACCGACCCGCATATGCCTATTTTAACGGCGGATAATCCGCTATTAGGCGAGCAGCCTTACTACCTACAAAGCTCTCCCGAATATGCCATGAAGCGTTTGCTGGCAGCGGGCAGCGGTCCTATTTACCAGCTGTGCAAAGCGTTTCGAGGGGGCGAGCAAAGTCGTAGGCACAACCCTGAATTTACTATGCTGGAATGGTATAGGCCCGGCTTTGACCATTTTCAGTTGATGGCTGAAATCTCTGATTTATTGGTAGCGGTAATGGCTGCCCCTGCCGCGCAGCAGATTGCTTATGGTGAGTTATTTCAACAGTATTTGGCGATTAACCCGCACACCGCAACGGCTAAAGAACTGGAGCAAGTTGCGCGCCAGCACATCGATATACAAATGCACAGCGATCAGTGCGACGATTGGTTAAACCTATTAATTGCCGAGGTGATAGAGCCCAAGCTGGGCTTTGCTGCGCCGCTATTTATTTATGATTACCCCGCTAGCCAAGCTGCCTTGGCCAAGGTGGCGATGGATGCTAACGGCCACGCCGTGGCGCAGCGCTTTGAGTTATATGTGCAGGGTATAGAGTTGGCGAATGGCTATTTTGAGCTAACCGACAGTGCCGAGCAGGCTAGGCGTTTTCAGCAAGAGCAGCAACAACGCCAGCAATTAGCTAGGCCCGTCATGGCCAGCGATAGCTATTTATTAGCGGCGCTAGAGTCGGGCTTGCCTGAGTGTGCTGGGGTGGCTTTAGGTTTTGACCGCTTGGTGATGTTGGCTTTGCAGCAAAATAATATCAGTGATGTATTGAGTTTTACTAGTGATAGGGCTTAG
- a CDS encoding AraC-like transcriptional regulator QhpR, with translation MPQANLNQPIISTVYSKILIDFLSGKGVDVDQFLTQLSLQKYSLTQPDTILPMATFQMMMEEAARFTGDENIGLHYYENIELQDLGVLGYAQMNSKSIRDALNIITRYYKLFQSDNEMLLSENNGNIHLSYRILSKKIIPSRQDSEMTIMAFVATISALLGKPWRPIEVHLQHPQPTDISEHQRLLCNKIFFSSPTNKIVFDSSLLDTAIAGADLKLSSSLEDALEQLLSFKIPAPNDQWLHEVQDAIIESLSNGPPNINEIAEKFHMSGRTLQRRLEKYDLSFKEMLEQIRLQIATNFLEATDLSLLDIAFMLGYSELSSFTRAFRRWTNHPPLEFRLLHRAQPSDNG, from the coding sequence ATGCCCCAAGCCAACTTAAACCAGCCTATTATCAGTACCGTTTATTCCAAAATATTAATCGATTTTTTAAGCGGGAAAGGCGTTGATGTGGATCAGTTTTTAACACAGCTTTCGCTACAAAAATACTCACTAACACAGCCCGACACCATCTTACCCATGGCCACGTTTCAAATGATGATGGAAGAAGCTGCACGCTTTACCGGCGACGAAAATATTGGCTTACATTATTATGAAAATATCGAACTACAAGATTTAGGCGTTTTAGGTTACGCACAAATGAATAGCAAAAGTATTCGTGATGCTTTGAATATAATTACACGCTACTACAAACTTTTTCAAAGTGACAACGAAATGCTGCTCAGCGAAAATAACGGCAATATTCATTTATCTTATAGAATATTATCTAAAAAAATCATTCCCAGTCGACAAGACTCTGAAATGACAATCATGGCTTTTGTTGCGACTATTTCCGCACTATTAGGTAAGCCTTGGCGGCCTATAGAAGTACACCTGCAACACCCCCAGCCCACAGATATAAGCGAACATCAACGATTGCTATGCAATAAAATCTTCTTCAGTAGCCCAACCAATAAAATCGTTTTTGACTCATCGCTATTAGACACAGCCATCGCTGGTGCCGACTTAAAACTTAGTAGTTCTTTAGAAGACGCCTTAGAGCAATTGCTCAGTTTTAAAATTCCTGCCCCTAACGACCAATGGCTACATGAGGTACAGGACGCCATTATCGAATCGCTGAGCAATGGCCCACCTAATATCAATGAAATCGCCGAGAAGTTTCATATGAGTGGCCGAACCCTGCAAAGACGATTGGAAAAATACGACCTTAGCTTTAAGGAAATGCTAGAGCAAATACGCCTACAAATTGCCACCAATTTCCTAGAGGCAACAGACTTATCATTGCTGGATATCGCATTTATGCTCGGTTACTCCGAACTCAGCTCCTTTACCCGCGCCTTTCGCCGCTGGACC